AGGATCAAAACACTGGACTTCGGTCACATTTCAGAGGCTGCTACCAGGTAAACGCAGTAAGTCGACTGCTAGACGACGCAAACAGTAAGTAGTCTCTAAATATCGGATTGCACCTCTCACGTGAAGTCGGCGAAGATGTGCTGAACGCAGCAAAGCATCAACCGACGTATTTTGAGTGTTATATGAACTGTGGATGGATCAAATATACTAAATTATTATATCAGGGAATCCAGATTTGAAAgtggtgtggtggtgtggtgTCAATGAAATTGagagtaaagtgtgtgtgtgtgtgtgggtgtgtgggtgtgagatgACGTCAGTAACATGAGATCgttgattttcatattttttatgacatCATCAGAAAGCTGGGAAAATTCATCAAAAGTATCAAGCTGGGAAAAAATAGTATTTGCCTGCATTTTGCATTATTGAGGAGGAATAATTATCTCCAGGATCCCAACCAGGAAACCACATTTAGGTCAAACTTAATTTTGATGTGATTTTgctcttatttctttttcaggaaCCCTGAAAATGTTGCTGCAAACTATGACATGTGCTGTCTTGTGTCTGTACCAAAGATTTAGTAAAATGCAGTGTGATTCTGGTGGCGATGCATCACACCTTTAAGCCGGACTACACTTTACCAGACAGCAGAGAGCTCAACCGTCCATTCGACCTCTCTGTCGACTGCctgtttcatgaaaaaaagggaCTTTTGGTTTGTCCTCGAAATAACCCTACAACAGAGACCGTGATGAGGTAATCACACAAGTCTTGCATTGTTCATATATGGTGAAGTATTATAGATGGTAAATATTGCAAACCATGAGACGTGATCATAAAATtctactggtgtgtgtgtgtatctaccTACAGCAGTTGTACAAAAGTAAACGTTCCTATACAAAGTATATATTTTGTCTCTACAGAAAGAGCAGGAGTATATgtttatttgcacaaaaaacaagcaatgGAGCTAATATACATTTACTGATAATGCTATATTcttgaatgtaaaaatgttttcatcacaaaTGATTCTGAATATTCTTCTGATTGGAAACGATATACCCAACATTATTTTCCCACTATCCTCACACGTATGATATAATGATATTAAAGATTTTGAcaccctgttttcttttttttttgcagctgggTCTCAAATCTTGAAGATGTCTCTGatagaaatgggggaaaaaaaatcaaaatataagATTTACCCCCATACACCTTGTCTTCCTCACTACATGCTTGGAACTGTGTGCGGCTCACAAAGCCAATGTCCTGAAAATGTGCTGATAGATACTGTAGAAAAAGCTGTTATCACGCGTGGACAGGGCGACGgttagcagctctgtgaggttAGACTCCAATTAAAACTCTAAGATCGGCATGCAAAGTCCACAATGACTCAGCAAATACTTCTTTTGCAGTGGCATGTTGGCAGGCTAGCATAAAGAAATCAGCACTAAACAAAGTACAGCAAAGGATGATGTGAATGTCCTCATAGTTTTGCAGGTAATTAGTTATAATCCAAAGTACTGCGCAAATTAACAACCTAACCCAATAATGGGGCTGAAAAGTTTTAATAATGTATTCTGATCGTGGAATGTGAATATCtgtatcaaaaacacaaatgggACCGTCATGGTGGCACTAGATGAAAAACTAAGGGGATCATCAAAGTCAGACAGATTTGTCCTCTGGGATGAATTTCATGTATATTTCAATATATGACTCTCACTGCCTTCCCCTTAACACATCGCGAGCATGACAACAACTTATTGTTGACTTGCACATGAAATTAAATAGTGCAATTGAACCCCTTAGATCAATACATCAAGTCATACATGTCGCATAATGTTCTGCATATATTCTATATGTGTTGTGCATGTCtgtctgagtttttttttctttctgttactGTACTTTCCCCTCCGCTCTTCCGTGTGATTGAGGCCACTATAAATTGTGTGCTGGAATAAGAATACTTTGCCAAAGTGTGCAAATTCCGCTGAAGCGTTAGCTTGGCAGGATGCTGGACACTGATTCCCCCACGATGGTTTGTAAATTGTTCGCTGATCTGTAGGACGGTCGGACCCTTTGTGTTGCTGACAGTGTCGATTCAAGGGCCTGGAATAAATAATCACCTTGTAGTAAGTAGAAAGTCTGTGTTCTTTCAAGTATTGACCCCATATTTTATCCAAGTTTTGTAGCCTACTGTACGTCACAGCTGTTCTTGTTCATTTGACAATGAGCAATCTTACAATTATGTCTCGTCATACCCTGTGAGATAAGCATGCCTTGTGTACCTCTTGACTTTTATGAGTCACTTTCTGTATCACCAATCTTCTGATTGTTACCAGTCACTTTCTGTGCTGTAAATTCAATATAATTCCAGTTGAACCATTCGTCCTCTTAAAGCCGGTCTTTGATCATgatgctttttcctttttcccggTTTGAGGTGTCAGTAGTTGTGTCATTGTAGACAAGTTCAAACCTTTCTCCTAAAGCTTGAGCCGTTATTAACACAAAATGACAGTGACTTATAAGAAAAGATAAGAGATAAGTTATTTCTGAATGCACTTCACTCATTTGATCACAAGATGGCAGTTGAAgatgacattttctctgtgGTAAGACTCAGGGGCTGCTTGAAGGCATCATCAACAGGGTACTGTCTAGATACTGACTAACTTGGCTGTCAAGTACAAATGgatgcaaattaaaaaacatttaaaattattaatatcaCAGCCAAACTAGTTCTACCACATGGCACGAACGTCACTTCAAGctacaagaaaaaaagctttcataTTGCTCAGAGGACATTTGGAACTGTAAATCGTACCTTGCGTAATGATTTTAAAGATCATACTTCAAGTTCAAACAATTAATCATTTCAGATCAGTGGCAGCCAGTGTATTTCGTATTGCAGAAAATTATgaggttttttctgttgttgttgactttAAATGGAGCGACATTCTTAAACACAGCCCGACTAAAACATTAGATTACATCCTGTCTGCATCAGTGCACTTTCTGCAGGCCCACATCTGCATGTGAACATGGACACatgccaacacaaacaaacagaagcacaCATACATTCCCTcactcttgcacacacacacacacacacacacacacacacacacacacacacacacacacacacacacacacacacacacacacacacacacagtgtacaaaCCAAAAGTGAGTTCtcacagacaggaaatgatgtCAGTTCTTGTCTCCAAGGAGATGGAGGCAGTTGCTAAGATACTGTGACACTAGgatttttctctctattttctctccctctctctaacatgggcacacacatacacacgcgcagGGATGTAACCATGAATAACTCGAAACCCTCTCTTGTATCTCTCTTATTCTCTTGCACAGATGGCAATGAGCACcaatccaacttttttttcccagttccATCCCTAAAAATAACAACttaaaatgtcactttgttCACAATCCCAGTTGGACACTTGGGGCCATCCAACAGATCACTAATGCTCTTTACCCCAAATGTAGCATCGGCGCTACTGTTACAAAAAACGATTCACATTCCTAAGCGAGGCCTGTTGCCACACCATGGAAGTGATGGATGGGTATCAGCAACCCTCCGAAGCTTCTTCTGCGTGTGAGCTGCACCTATCAGCATGCCACATATGTCTTGGCACTAGCATGTTACTGCCAAATCCTCGTCGCCCTCCCTTTCGCCTCCCCCGTGGCTCCTAACACAGCATCAAGAGTTTATCGGGGTTTGGGTTGTATTGGAAATGCCATGCACCCGTCCTCTGGATAGTTGGATTAGCTCTCTCGGCTTTATTTCAACACCAAGCGCTGTCCTGTACTGATGACACAAGCAATACAGCGATGAGTGTTTGTTCATTTACTGTGCACAAAtgcatgtctctctccctcccttccttcctccactccatcgcacccacacacacatgctcaagggtgctcgcacacgcacacatgcgcgcgcacacacaagcatacCATACGCGCATAAGGGGAATATCAGATTCAATGTGCAATGACACAGTGAGGACATagagtggagagagggggaaggaagaCGAGCAGAGGCTCAGGGTGGGTTTGGCATGGGTGGTGTGGAATCATTTTACATGGCGCGGGGGTTGGAAGGCAAGAAGATgcaaagagagaggagacaagggtGGCAGAAAAGCCCTGAAAGGCAGCAAGGGTCGAGGCGAGGGACTGGATGTGGGCTAAGATTTCAGCATGAGTGAGAGGGAATGGAGGAATAGGGAAAGGAGGAATATCCTCTGCACCACTGTGTGACTGGAAATTtaatagagggagagagatagagagagaaagagagggaaggagagggagagagggagagagaggctgaggaggggggaggggagaggaagagagaggcaaAAGGCACAGAGACCTCATTGCTGTGCGGCTTTCAGCAAAAGCTAGTGGTCGTGAACAATGCTCACTACGGCATtcacggggagggaggggaggagcgagggagggagagggtgagggagggaaggaaggagagatatGCCGAGGTCGTGGGAGAGTATATATCTTGGGGGTCTTTCTGAAGCATCACTGgccctctctgtcctctgaccttTAGTGTGAGCTAAGACTGAGCAAAGATGtactgagatttatttttacccACATAGTCTTGGAGGTGGGAACGAAGCCACAAGGGGCGATTCTCTTCTCTTGCACAAACCCATGAAGTGGATAATGATGATTCAGAGGAGCTAAAGCACTTGACACGTGGACAAACACATGACAAAGATCAATATTGACAGGCTatatgcagagagagaaaaattggCATCTCTTCACCGACTGAAGGTTTTCTTCATTGGCTAATAACTCGCTGACGTTCTTTTCAATTGCATGATTAAAAACATTCAGTGTGGATACTAAAGTGTGGAACCATGCTCAGAAATTTCATATGCACATTAGCAGGGTTCAAAGGTTTGGGTTTACAACGTGCAAACCTCACAGGGTTGCAGGGTTGTTTGCTGTCTGGATGCTGACAGCGGGGGCTTACTTATGTACAACTTTAATTTCACCACTGAGAACTGCTTtgggaaaaatgaataaatactcATGTGCAAAGTCTGcaaaaagacccccccccccccaaaaaaaacccccaactcATTACTTTGCTAGATTTAATCTTAGCTGGCTGTTGCCAAAATGCACGTGTGAGCACAGAGCATTCATTATGAGTACGGCCGTTATTGCATGGGCCTACAATACTCTTTACATTCAGTGGACTGGAAATGTTTCTGACTGCGGAGGTTTTGGTGCGTCTTGTGGTTAAACAGGCGGTGATACACTGCACACTGACCACAACTTAGAATGTCACTTTAGTGTATAGGAGTAACCCACTGACTCAGTTTAATCTGCTCATCATGGAGTGCTGCTGAgtcatattaataaatatgtgTCTCCATACTCATCACATGTCCAGAGCATATGTTGCACTGATGAtatgaaatacaatttttaaaaaaacctgtagactaacaaaacagaaaacatgtctTGTTTGTGGTAACAGCCTGTTCTGGATGAGTCTAGTGCGTTAAAACACCTGCAGATGAGGTGAATCCATGAGTCCTTGTGTCCTCCATCTATTCTGCTAATGCTGCCTTAGTGGGATTCAGACGGAAACATACGGAATGTGCGTAAAGAGTCGCTTATGCTGGACGCAAAAAAACTGCTCTGCCCAGCGGGCGCCGTCGCGTTTGCTGCCTGCGTTCCTCCCCGATGCCGAGAAGGCGCATGGATGCACTCGTCCCAGACCTCGCTCCTGAATGTGATAATActcacatcctttttttcttcttctccagcgACTCTTAATCTGAgctcagttttttccccctctctccccgtgtgtgtgtgtctgtgtgtgtgtgtgtgtgtctgtgcgcgcgcgcgcgcgtggaTTCTGTTCCTCTCTAACCTGCCATCACTGTAGCCCCCCGCGTTGCGTTGGCGCTGCGGATCTAGCCTACAAGAACAAGAGCCAGCTCACAGCCGCGGAAACAAGCGAATCAATttagggaagagaaaaaaaggagagatagATAGCGAGGTCGGGAAAAAGTGACGGTCGGGAgaggggacgagaggagagggaacatcGACCCCGCGCCGCAGCCGCCGAAACATGAAGGTACGTGGATGTCGGATGAACAGGTAGAAGGGGATGAAATGGCCGGCGCAATTATTGTAGCCTATTTGTTACCTAACTCGCATGGATGCTGAAATCAAGTCACGAGATGATAAAGAGCTCATAatgaaatgtgcaaatgttGCACAGATGCGTAACGATTTGAGTAAATACATAATATGAGGGGGGAAGATACAGTCTCGTCTGTGAATTGAAGCTGTGGCGCTCATCGCAAATGGATGAGAAATAACACGGTTCCTCATGTaagcctgcttttttttttttttttacctccacatGTCCGCACATATTTTTTCTCGTCCAAGAAAAATATTGGGGCTATGGATTATTTTTGGGTGCAGTCATGTTGTCATTACCCTGAAGAGAGAATGGATGCAAGCCATTTTGTAATGCAGCATGTGCAGAATTAGGCCTATTCAGAATTTCAATTGCGTTCCCGAGAAGGTGCGCCGTAGTGCGCGCAGCTGCATAGATGAATAAGGCCATTCTGTTGAATTGTAGGAGATATTATGCTAGAGGCTATATGATGAGCGGAGATTACAGATCAGAGGTTGCGGCTGCGGGCGACAATGGACAgcttcttcccttttctttcttttttttcttcttttcgaaATCAGAGAAATGAGAAGATATAATATACTTGTCATCAGATGAATGGGGAGAAAATATTTGGCATCAACCTGCAATTCTCTCTCTAAGAGCATCGGTTGTTGGTATACTGGTGAAATGCGTCCCATCCTATACCCTGATTCCCACGTCCTGAATCAATCTAGTGTTGTCATAGTTACAGTAGAAGATGTTGGCCCTGCTGCACCTGTGTCGCTTTGTGTTCATCTAGACCATCTGTAAATACATGAGGTCTAATTGGGCCTCGCGTAGGCATACAGGAAACATCTCACTGCCTCAAtgtttaatgaaaacaataagaCGCCTCTTCATAAACCCTTAATGACTCTGTTGTGGACGAGCAAGGCATTGATACAATCAAGGCGCTTGCGATGATGTGATTGGTTTGTAGCAATTGGTCAGCAGCTTGCAGCTAATTTGTCTTTTCACGACTGAGCGCTCTCTCAGGCCTGATCGAATAATCAATATCTACATGGTTGCAATCTGCTCTTGACATGGAAAAACGGCCAAGATCAAGAAAGAGAAATACCTCTGAGTGCAATTGGTTAGAAAACACACCATTCAGCCGACGTCTGGAGCGTGTCATAAagccaaagaaaacacatttgtgcccaaggatgaggatgaaggccACGGGCGACAGAGTAGGCCCTCAGATGAGTCAAGGTGTGATGTTCCAGAAATAAAGGCCTTCATCAGTGTATGCTGTTGTTCTGGTGCTCACTTGTGCTGCAGAACTTGAAGATGCCAGGTCAAGGCAACAGGCATCCTGCTTGTAGATTCAAGGTCTCTCTCATCATACAATTTTAACCATGTGTAGTAGTCTACATGGATGGTTAAAGATGGTTTGTCCCCAGTGACTAAACAAAATTGATTTGAGAGCACTGCTATTATCAGTTCTTCGGCCTGCTGAATATTCATGAGGTTGTGTTTTGATGCTTccatgaatcattttctgatgaTAATGCTAATCATTCAAACTATTTGGCTACTATCCTGGACCAGATACAATTCTGATGTCTGGAACCAAGAATGAGGCcgttttattttttgggaattCATCTCCAACgtcaaattattaaaatgcatAATAACCTGCAagatgtggaggagaaagaTCAAGGAAGGACAGCAGTGTAAAAAACACCATAATAAGGAGGCCTGCAAAGGGGCGGTTTACTGTAACATGGAGGTTTATAATTCGTATTCTTAAATCAACATTTATCCTTGCTGCGGAGATGgataatgttttgttatttctgtgTGGCATTTGCGCccaagtgtgtatgtgtcagcgagaaagagagatagattgagagagagagtctgtggcATGTGCAGAGCATCTGAAAAAAAGTCTATTTTTAGCGTACACTCCCTTGTGACCTTTTTTAATAGCTGCTTTAAGAGTTCTCAAAGCtatgtttttaataaagacTGATGTTGACCTAATCCTCAGACCTTGTAGATATTAAGATTCATGGCAGATTTGTTCCCTCTGTTTTGATATTGAAGGCCAAGGTTCAGCTCTGTGCTTTGTCAGGTCCAATTTCActtatgtaaaaatatatattttgatatacAAAGATAGAAgattcatttccccccctccaaGTAAAAGTATTTACTAAGCAAAATCTATTGTCTATCTATTGTATATCTGGTAATGAGGAAATAGACcttaaacaaaatgtcaaatatatattGATTTAGACATTAAAGGTGTCACTGATCGGTTTTGAACAGCAAATGTTCATCAGGCTCAGCTAAGCACAGTAATGTGCAATAGGGCACTggacagtaaaaacacaagatgGTGAGTGAGCAGGTTGCCACAGCAACAGTGTTTCTGGGTGGAGATGCAAAGGACTGCCATTGaagctttacaaaaaaataacctgtttattagagagaaaaatattgttaAGTGTATTCTAGAGTTATTTTATATAGAAAATCCATATTGGTAACACAGTGGTCACATAATATGACAGGTAACAAAGATCCTCTTGTTTGTTTCCAACAGGCAGCAAGGGGTTGTGACTGGCCGAGTCAAGTCAGCTTGAGAAAACAATAAAGACTTTCTCTTTGGTCGAATTATTATAAGGGAACAAGCCCAAGCATTTCTAAATTTAGTGAATCTGCTGATGCTTGCAgccatttctgtttttagaaGTGTGTGCAACACTGTCAAAACTAAAggcacacataacacacatgtATTCCAAAATCCATGCAAGTATTTTGCAGCATTGACATTGTCATGGTTGGTTCCTCAGTTTCAGTGAATGGCTATCTTGTCTGATTGTGTGTCAGTTATTGTACACAGCAGGTGCATTGCAGTAAGATTTCAAGAGTCAATAATCATTCCTTCATATCTTAATTGCTAAATTGCTCCATGCAGGCATCATTTGTTATCTCATTTGTAATGCTGTGCTGCTGCCTCATGATGGATTGCATGGAACTCTGCATTAACCTTAGGTCTAGATGAGTCCCACCAGCAGGCGTAATTGCATTCAACaactttgaattatttttaaatttaagaatCTACTCCTACCAGTACGTGTCTGACTTGACAAATACCAGTGCCATAAAGTGGATGATGTGACCTTTATCCTAATCGGTATACTGCAGCACTTGTGACCAGCATGTGGTTTTAGAATACTGTGGccatttcaaaaacacatgaCCCAGATGTTAAGTTCAACCAATGAAGAAAATGGCAGCTGACTCACCAGTTGGACTATAGGTCACAATTTAAGAGCCATTTCTTTAGAAAAGAAAGCCTGACCCAGCTTGTCATGCATTCTAGTGACAGGACAATGTAATAATTTGAGATATAAATTCAGTCCTGGGAATAATTGCATGTATGTGATAGGCTAATGTCTTAAAGCTCCTGCACTGTGCATTTGTTTGACCTCCTTCctatctctgttttctctcttcccctaCAGTGAGAAGCACTAGCCTTCACAGAGACATCACTTTCAAGAGCAACACCCCCTTTCCCAAATTTGATTTATCTGCTAATGATTGTCATGggaattaaaaaacattcataGTTCCCTAAAATgacatgttaaaaagaaaaaggcgtTGTATAAAATTTAGTCAAAGAAGCATGAGCAAAGTGAAATAAGAATCTATTAATGCTAAGtagtttttaataaaactttacacctttttttctgtgactgtttgaaggagaaaaaaacaggacaaatatGAATATCAAGATAAGCACTTAAATTCCCTCATTAAGAGGTGATAACATTATAGCAATAGGGGTGGGTCATGACTCAGTTGCCATGcgtgttgtcatggtgaccaGCCCCTGTAcccctttccccctcctctggtTGGTCCAGCTTTTGTTGTGGTTTCACAACAATGGACCTCATATCACAGAGGCAGCACCCCCCTGCCCCAACCCGTGTACCTGCTCCAATCAGGCCAGCCGTGTCATCTGTACAAGGAAGAGTTTAGATCAAGTCCCAGAGAGTATTTCAGAGAACACAAGATACCTCAATCTACAAGAGAACTCAATTCAGGTAAATACGGCTTCTTCTACAAGCAGATCATACATTCATATTGAATAAATCTTAGTTGACAGCAATAATTGTTATGTTGCTACAGCTTgccttcatgtctttgtttctaCACTAGGTGATCAAGTCTGACACTTTTAAGCACCTGCGACATTTGGAAATCCTCCAGCTCTCCAAGAACCACATCCGACAGATAGAGGTGGGAGCATTCAATGGCCTTCCCAACCTCAACACGCTGGAGCTTTTTGACAACCGTCTCACAGTTGTACCGTCACAAGCCTTTGAGTACCTCAGCAAGCTAAGGGAACTATGGCTACGAAACAACCCAATTGAGACGCTGCCGGCATTTGCCTTTCATCGAGTTCCCTCTTTACGCCGTCTTGATTTAGGGGAACTCAGGAAGCTGGATTTCATCTCAGAGGCTGCGTTTGAAGGTCTGGTAAATTTACGCTTCTTGAATCTTGGCATGTGTGGCTTGAAAGACATCCCAAACCTCACCCCACTAGTACGACTAGAGGAATTGGAGCTGTCAGGGAACCAGCTGGGTATTGTCCGGCCTGGATCCTTCCAGGGCCTGGTGTCACTTCGCAAGCTATGGCTAATGCACTCCAGAGTGTCAGTTATCGAACGCAATGCTTTTGATGACCTCAAAAACCTGGAGGAGCTCAACCTCTCCCACAATTCCCTGCATTCCTTGCCCCATGACCTCTTCACCCCTTTGCACCAGCTGGAGAGGGTACATCTCAACCACAACCCTTGGGTGTGTAACTGTGATGTTCTGTGGCTCAGCTGGTGGCTGAAGGAAACAGTTCCCAGCAACACCACATGTTGTGCTAGATGCCATGCACCTCCAGGTATAAAGGGCAAGTATATTGGGGAACTAGACCAGAGTCACTTTACCTGCTATGCCCCAGTGATTGTTGAGCCACCCACTGACCTCAATGTCACTGAGGGCATGGCTGCTGAGCTGAAATGTCGTACTGGAACATCAATGACCTCTGTGAACTGGTTCACTCCAAATGGCACCCTGATGACGCATGGATCATACCGAGTTAGGATCTCAGTGCTTCACGACGGAACACTG
This Scophthalmus maximus strain ysfricsl-2021 chromosome 16, ASM2237912v1, whole genome shotgun sequence DNA region includes the following protein-coding sequences:
- the lrrc4bb gene encoding leucine-rich repeat-containing protein 4B, with product MRVVMVTSPCTPFPLLWLVQLLLWFHNNGPHITEAAPPCPNPCTCSNQASRVICTRKSLDQVPESISENTRYLNLQENSIQVIKSDTFKHLRHLEILQLSKNHIRQIEVGAFNGLPNLNTLELFDNRLTVVPSQAFEYLSKLRELWLRNNPIETLPAFAFHRVPSLRRLDLGELRKLDFISEAAFEGLVNLRFLNLGMCGLKDIPNLTPLVRLEELELSGNQLGIVRPGSFQGLVSLRKLWLMHSRVSVIERNAFDDLKNLEELNLSHNSLHSLPHDLFTPLHQLERVHLNHNPWVCNCDVLWLSWWLKETVPSNTTCCARCHAPPGIKGKYIGELDQSHFTCYAPVIVEPPTDLNVTEGMAAELKCRTGTSMTSVNWFTPNGTLMTHGSYRVRISVLHDGTLNFTNVTVQDTGQYTCMVTNSAGNTTATAVLNVSASDPSNSYSYFTTVTVETVETVRGEEENSARQYINETFIEFPNPTVQRGVGEGRPGITISPSLSSLSSLSPRANRATENAVTVSIMDVTNIPGLDDVMKTTKIIIGCFVAITFMAAVMLVVFYKLRKQHQLHKHHGPARAIEIVNVEDEIGAGAGSGISGGSTMNSGTGGEGTLRIHHPEIVNLPNIGRTDTLNHYYKTHHFNNNVMGLSIGNDGMGPVGILSNKNHQGQDIPISCTPIPISTSNLLSTSGNGINTNPNSMSPPLPMSLPMPTMGLHGSIKGFMGQNQNPQMEPLLFKGSSKENVQETQI